From Alteromonas sp. RKMC-009, one genomic window encodes:
- a CDS encoding ABC transporter permease subunit → MKSPADKQIKKRQRKDKRLTFIVTLFGGMVLFTLVLLITHLISQAMPLAMRPDVVNVASASLSPEQIKQGQAVLASGDLMEGQPLMTRSDECRVKMLALNGTKTGFEPFHDYIRPCDHETRVVSETGQHFIADVSSSSQVRIVEVQSLALPTAEPQFNAGEPRTIGAGLISFALPQDIWDGRIRWQIELGEQWIVAVVHTPSQIFVRWVNRRNPVKITDHHYSSDASVLPLPGSGITLVYENGVLGQYPLKGAPEEKFTREPVSWWHSLPKDRTVLMASPEGKLTRWVLQNTDGKMRYYPTWTTTLPEKQLPADVTAHATTNGLALLTKQQQVLLMNRVTGEVVSRFRNATPQSHISWYGQRLYLWSDSGVSVEKVNWLTGITTWSSLFSPQQYEGYQEDGTIWQTTSGSDYQETKYSLVPLLIGSLKASVLALIIAIPVAVGAAVYSAYFSRAALRHWLKPALELLEAVPSVLIGFVAAIWLAPMAERVLFSFAFFLVVVPLILFAAAFVQNRVARKLPHVLRQGTELVVLPLMVFCLGYVSMQWAPEWIFSLAGVDGFETMSASSETPVGKTTIVVALALGVAISPTIYSLAEDAISGVPDYLKHASFALGATRLQTLQYVVLQMAMPGILAAIMLGFGRAFGETMIVLMVTGNTPVSDWSLLEGLRALTANLAIELPETDVQGAHYQILFLTACILFGFTFIVNTLAELLRQKLRVNARHD, encoded by the coding sequence ATGAAGTCACCTGCGGACAAACAAATTAAGAAAAGGCAGCGTAAAGACAAGCGCCTGACATTCATCGTGACACTGTTTGGTGGCATGGTGCTGTTCACGTTGGTATTGCTCATTACTCACCTTATTTCACAGGCAATGCCACTGGCTATGCGTCCGGATGTGGTTAATGTGGCCAGTGCGTCACTCAGCCCGGAACAGATAAAGCAGGGACAGGCGGTTTTGGCCAGCGGCGATCTGATGGAAGGTCAGCCATTGATGACGCGGTCAGATGAATGCCGGGTGAAAATGCTGGCGCTGAACGGCACAAAAACAGGCTTTGAGCCTTTTCATGACTATATTCGTCCCTGCGATCATGAAACCCGCGTGGTAAGTGAAACCGGACAACATTTCATTGCTGATGTCTCCTCTTCCAGTCAGGTACGGATTGTTGAAGTACAGTCTCTGGCTCTGCCCACTGCTGAACCGCAATTTAATGCCGGCGAGCCGCGAACAATCGGGGCCGGATTGATCAGCTTTGCACTACCGCAGGATATCTGGGACGGGCGCATCCGCTGGCAAATTGAATTAGGGGAGCAGTGGATTGTGGCCGTTGTTCACACGCCGTCTCAAATATTCGTCCGCTGGGTAAACCGCAGAAATCCGGTGAAAATAACGGATCATCACTACTCCTCTGATGCCAGTGTACTGCCTTTACCCGGCAGTGGCATCACGCTGGTTTATGAAAATGGCGTGCTCGGACAATATCCCCTGAAAGGCGCTCCTGAAGAAAAATTCACCAGAGAGCCGGTTTCCTGGTGGCACAGCCTGCCAAAAGATCGCACGGTGCTGATGGCGTCGCCGGAAGGGAAGTTAACCCGCTGGGTGCTGCAAAATACTGACGGTAAGATGCGTTACTATCCAACGTGGACCACCACTCTGCCTGAGAAGCAGCTCCCCGCTGATGTGACTGCCCATGCAACCACCAACGGTCTGGCGCTGCTCACAAAGCAACAACAGGTGTTGCTGATGAACAGAGTCACCGGTGAAGTGGTAAGCCGTTTCAGGAATGCAACGCCACAAAGTCATATCAGCTGGTACGGACAGCGGCTTTATCTGTGGTCAGACTCTGGTGTGTCGGTTGAGAAAGTAAACTGGCTCACCGGTATCACCACCTGGTCCTCGTTATTCAGTCCTCAGCAATATGAAGGATACCAAGAAGACGGAACTATCTGGCAAACCACCAGTGGCTCAGATTATCAGGAAACGAAATACAGCCTGGTGCCGCTATTAATCGGCAGTCTGAAAGCTTCAGTGCTGGCTCTTATCATTGCGATACCTGTAGCCGTGGGGGCTGCGGTGTATTCTGCATATTTCTCCAGAGCGGCACTCAGGCACTGGCTGAAGCCGGCTCTGGAATTGCTGGAAGCAGTGCCTTCTGTGCTTATCGGCTTTGTGGCCGCTATCTGGCTGGCTCCTATGGCTGAGCGGGTACTTTTTTCCTTTGCGTTTTTCCTTGTGGTTGTGCCGTTGATTTTATTTGCAGCGGCTTTTGTACAAAACCGCGTAGCGCGAAAATTACCCCATGTATTGCGTCAGGGTACAGAACTGGTTGTTTTGCCTTTGATGGTATTCTGTCTGGGCTACGTCAGCATGCAATGGGCACCGGAATGGATATTCAGCCTGGCCGGCGTAGACGGTTTTGAAACCATGTCGGCATCGTCTGAAACGCCGGTTGGTAAAACTACTATCGTGGTTGCGCTGGCTCTCGGTGTGGCTATTTCCCCGACAATCTACTCGCTGGCTGAAGATGCAATCAGCGGGGTACCTGATTATCTTAAGCACGCGTCTTTTGCCCTCGGGGCAACACGGTTACAGACATTGCAATACGTGGTCTTGCAGATGGCCATGCCCGGTATTCTGGCAGCGATTATGCTCGGCTTTGGCCGCGCCTTTGGTGAAACCATGATCGTACTGATGGTCACAGGGAATACGCCGGTTTCCGACTGGAGTCTGCTGGAGGGACTGCGGGCACTTACCGCGAACCTGGCCATCGAACTGCCGGAAACCGACGTGCAGGGCGCGCACTATCAGATCTTATTTTTAACTGCCTGTATCCTGTTCGGCTTCACTTTCATTGTGAATACGCTGGCTGAACTGTTGCGGCAAAAACTCCGGGTCAATGCCCGTCATGATTAA
- the pstA gene encoding phosphate ABC transporter permease PstA, giving the protein MIKSKIEAIMTPAQRQSFVISFTAFLTTLLLLALVSILALIIYRGVAYFWPAPVYSLTFIDEQTEEARSVYAQVFSEYRENNNTVRWVVYSSEQNPHGTQALVDEDRTLTLVESVNSADITLNDGLSVLGVPVQITAGGQHVFDESAYGTVTEKVSRLEESIDDLRTRWLSGIHQKLAELDTRGVAADAPAREKLNDAFRQWQSKIIALETERDSYTLHVAMADGSVITIPVASIQEMIFPGQLGIAGKIGVTLSHIGQFLIQAPKQANTAGGVFPALFGTVLMVFIMTIIVTPFGVLAAVYLNEYAPDNILTATIRISVSNMAGVPSIVYGVFGLGFFVYIVGGNIDSLFFSDTLPSPTMGTPGLFWAALTMAILTLPVVIVATEEGLRRVPRGLRAGSYALGATKAETIMHTVLPMASPGIMTGVILAIARAAGEVAPLMLVGAVKFAPNLPFDGEFPYLHLERQFMHLGVLIYDGAFHSQTDAEGASMMFATCLLLLLVVLILNILAVLLRARLRKRYLAS; this is encoded by the coding sequence ATGATTAAATCCAAAATTGAAGCCATTATGACGCCGGCACAGCGTCAGTCGTTTGTTATCAGCTTCACCGCATTTTTAACCACGCTGTTATTGCTGGCGCTTGTCAGTATTCTCGCCCTGATCATTTACCGGGGTGTCGCTTATTTCTGGCCTGCACCGGTATATTCACTCACGTTTATTGATGAGCAGACGGAAGAGGCCAGGTCTGTTTACGCCCAGGTTTTCAGTGAGTACAGGGAAAACAATAACACCGTGCGCTGGGTGGTGTATTCGTCGGAGCAAAATCCCCACGGTACACAGGCGCTTGTAGACGAAGATCGCACGCTTACGCTGGTGGAATCGGTAAACAGTGCCGACATCACCCTCAATGACGGGCTGTCCGTACTGGGTGTGCCGGTACAGATCACTGCCGGCGGGCAGCATGTTTTCGATGAGTCAGCCTACGGCACGGTCACTGAAAAAGTCAGCCGTCTGGAAGAAAGCATTGATGATTTGCGTACCCGCTGGTTGTCAGGGATCCACCAGAAACTGGCTGAACTGGATACGCGGGGAGTGGCTGCAGATGCGCCGGCGCGGGAAAAACTGAATGATGCCTTCCGGCAGTGGCAAAGCAAAATTATTGCACTGGAAACCGAGCGGGACAGTTACACACTGCACGTTGCCATGGCTGACGGTTCAGTCATTACGATTCCGGTGGCGAGCATACAGGAAATGATTTTTCCGGGTCAGCTTGGCATTGCCGGTAAAATCGGGGTTACGCTGAGTCATATCGGACAGTTCCTGATCCAGGCACCCAAGCAGGCCAATACCGCCGGTGGCGTGTTCCCCGCGCTGTTCGGCACAGTGTTGATGGTATTTATTATGACCATCATTGTGACACCATTTGGTGTACTGGCCGCGGTGTACCTCAATGAATATGCGCCGGATAATATCCTCACAGCAACCATCCGCATCAGTGTGTCGAACATGGCGGGTGTGCCTTCCATTGTTTATGGCGTATTCGGCCTGGGCTTCTTTGTTTATATTGTGGGCGGTAACATCGATTCGTTGTTCTTTTCAGACACATTACCCTCGCCAACTATGGGGACGCCCGGACTGTTCTGGGCAGCGCTGACCATGGCTATTCTTACTCTCCCTGTGGTGATTGTTGCTACCGAAGAGGGGCTACGCAGGGTACCGCGGGGATTGCGGGCGGGAAGCTACGCCCTGGGAGCGACGAAGGCGGAAACCATTATGCATACTGTATTGCCCATGGCTTCGCCCGGCATCATGACCGGTGTCATCCTCGCGATTGCGCGGGCTGCCGGCGAAGTTGCACCACTGATGCTGGTGGGAGCTGTGAAGTTTGCGCCTAACTTACCTTTTGACGGCGAGTTTCCCTATCTCCATCTGGAACGGCAATTTATGCATCTGGGTGTACTGATATACGACGGTGCTTTCCACAGCCAGACTGACGCAGAAGGGGCTTCCATGATGTTCGCCACCTGTTTGCTGTTATTGCTGGTGGTGCTCATTCTTAATATTCTGGCGGTGTTACTCAGAGCACGGTTAAGAAAACGGTACTTAGCGAGCTGA